In the Scomber japonicus isolate fScoJap1 chromosome 18, fScoJap1.pri, whole genome shotgun sequence genome, one interval contains:
- the emp2 gene encoding epithelial membrane protein 2, giving the protein MLIILAFIILFHVAATILLFVATINNAWWVVPQPGRDLIYTDLWYSCNSTCYPVENSHTVEAAYLQAVQATMILATMLCCVSFFVFILQLFRLKQGERFVFTAIIQLLASLCVMVGASIYTAQKSSFHLPNLQKGYYGSSYILAWISFPMTLISGLMYLVLRKRK; this is encoded by the exons ATGTTAATTATCTTAGctttcatcatcctcttccatGTGGCCGCAACCATCCTCCTCTTTGTTGCAACCATAAACAAT GCATGGTGGGTGGTGCCTCAACCTGGACGGGACTTGATCTACACTGACTTGTGGTACTCCTGTAATTCCACCTGCTACCCCGTAGAGAACAGCCACACTGTTGAAGCAG cCTATCTGCAGGCAGTCCAGGCTACTATGATCCTGGCCACCATGTTATGTTGCGTCAGCTTCTTTGTCTTCATTCTTCAGCTGTTCAGGCTCAAACAGGGGGAAAGATTCGTTTTCACTGCTATCATCCAGCTACTGGCCT CTCTGTGTGTGATGGTTGGGGCGTCTATCTACACGGCTCAGAAATCATCCTTTCATTTGCCCAATCTTCAGAAAGGCTATTATGGATCCTCCTATATCCTGGCATGGATTAGCTTCCCCATGACTCTCATCAGTGGCCTCATGTACTTGGTGCTCAGGAAACGCAAATAG
- the atf7ip2 gene encoding uncharacterized protein atf7ip2 has product MARERAKNNAKRRKSKDSTKMLANKLRARVDIGVAFEKWRELKAEQGLKTDSEVALCLLDVMKRLPTNSTLSGDRDKKIKFSQSEVQTLIEQEVRSAVKKNEKKLQNVAEAIQRLNGEFDYETSMEKLEARVKLVTKRAEAVLANVAKTQKKTPLASDNVAVRRTHSQDETKEAASHIDKSTDCIGKSRDVLQMMETTKKALKKMRAHKVALTNAIADLSEDLPLPLPPHASPEITVHHRRIKKEPDDCHENGNKFKEFKQLKEPKSVRVKQECFSHDDSNSFKQTGLKQSPLPSHVTVTIERIQTQDETMETVSHTDKGTDCTYMNKDVFQENENKFKEFKQLKEPKSVCVKQECFSHDDSNSFKQTGLKQENEPKCEGVKQECVSPVDRNFLTDSELEEDEVAYPPLPTTTFPSIMNIEAASYNIPKRLLVHLALIKQPAGLSVLWNVEEEDPSGPPMDSYSIYITTEKVKGCGIFKEWKTLDEVRASPLPMYAWIPKYKPGYKMCVAVVGKDKFGRYGPYSEVVTAVIPE; this is encoded by the exons ATGGCTcgagagagagcaaagaataACGCCAAACGCAGGAAATCCAAAGATTCAACCAAGATGTTAGCAAACAAATTAAGGGCTCGGGTGGACATTGGAGTGGCGTTTGAAAAGTGGCGTGAACTGAAAGCAGAACAGGGGTTGAAAACTGACTCAGAAGTGGCCCTGTGTCTTCTGGATGT aaTGAAGAGGTTGCCCACCAATTCAACTCTTTCTGGAGACCGTGACAAAAAGATCAAATTCTCCCAATCTGAA GTACAAACACTGATCGAGCAGGAGGTTCGCAGTGCagtgaaaaagaatgaaaaaaaactgcagaatGTAGCAGAGGCTATTCAGCGGCTGAATGGTGAATTTGACTATGAAACCTCCATGGAAAAACTGGAG gCCCGTGTTAAGTTGGTGACTAAGAGAGCAGAAGCCGTTCTTGCCAACGTGgcaaagacacagaaaaag ACTCCACTGGCATCTGATAATGTGGCCGTCAGGAG GACACACTCTCAGGATGAAACCAAGGAAGCCGCGTCACACA tagACAAGAGCACAGATTGCATAGGCAAGAGCAGAGACGTCTTGCAGATGAtg GAAACCACTAAAAAGGCACTGAAGAAGATGCGTGCACATAAAGTTG CTTTGACGAATGCTATAGCAGATTTAAGTGAAGATCTgcctcttccacttcctcctcatgCCTCTCCTGAGATTACG GTACATCACAGGCGCATAAAGAAAGAGCCAGATGATTGTCATGAAAATGGAAACAAGTTTAAGGAGTTCAAACAGCTGAAGGAGCCGAAATCAGTTCGTGTGAAACAGGAATGCTTCTCTCATGATGATAGTAACAGTTTCAAGCAAACAGGCCTAAAGCAG AGTCCACTGCCATCTCATGTTACTGTGACCATTGAAAG GATACAGACTCAGGATGAAACCATGGAGACTGTGTCACACA ctgATAAAGGCACAGATTGCACATACATGAACAAAGACGTCTTTCAG gaaaatgaaaacaagtttAAGGAGTTCAAACAGCTGAAGGAGCCAAAATCAGTATGTGTGAAACAGGAATGCTTCTCTCATGATGATAGTAACAGTTTCAAGCAAACAGGCCTAAAGCAG gaaaatgagCCCAAGTGTGAGGGTGTGAAACAGGAATGCGTTTCTCCTGTCGATCGTAACTTTCTCACAGACTCAGAGCTG GAAGAGGATGAGGTTGCCTATCCTCCTCTTCCCACTACCACATTTCCCTCCATCATGAACATAGAGGCTGCCTCGTACAACATACCAAAGAGACTACTAGTACACCTGGCTCTCATCAAGCAACCTGCTGGCCTTTCTGTGCTCTGGAacgtggaggaggaggaccctTCAGGTCCACCCATGGATAGTTACAG CATCTACATAACCACGGAAAAAGTTAAGGGTTGCGGCATCTTCAAAGAATGGAAAACCCTTGATGAGGTGAGGGCCAGCCCTCTGCCCATGTATGCATGGATCCCCAAGTACAAGCCTGGGTACAAgatgtgtgttgctgttgtgGGCAAAGACAAGTTTGGCCGGTATGGACCCTATAGTGAAGTTGTAACTGCAGTCATACCTGAATAA